A region of Candidatus Terasakiella magnetica DNA encodes the following proteins:
- a CDS encoding chemotaxis protein CheW, protein MASTDNNLMPSVHENGELQNAGEEVNQFITFTIGEEEYGVDIMAVREIKAWTETTHLPNTPEFMRGVLNLRGLIVPIFDLRCRFGMGLTEATKMHVVVIVQVQNRMVGILVDTVSDIISISQGDIQEVPKMDRNIDDEYLSGLVTVKTRMVALLDVDLLFNPQAIETGIALGEAAVGDK, encoded by the coding sequence ATGGCATCGACTGACAATAACCTCATGCCCAGTGTACATGAAAATGGTGAGCTTCAAAATGCGGGTGAGGAAGTGAACCAATTCATTACCTTTACCATTGGTGAGGAAGAATACGGCGTCGACATTATGGCTGTTCGTGAGATCAAAGCCTGGACAGAGACAACGCATCTTCCAAATACACCTGAATTCATGCGTGGTGTGTTGAACTTACGTGGTTTGATCGTGCCTATTTTTGATTTGCGATGTCGTTTTGGTATGGGCCTAACTGAGGCGACCAAAATGCATGTGGTTGTCATTGTTCAGGTTCAAAACCGTATGGTTGGTATTTTGGTGGATACTGTTTCAGATATTATCAGTATTTCACAAGGTGATATTCAAGAAGTTCCTAAAATGGATCGTAATATTGACGATGAATATCTCAGCGGTCTGGTTACCGTTAAAACACGAATGGTCGCGTTGCTTGATGTTGACCTGCTTTTCAACCCACAAGCAATTGAAACCGGAATCGCATTAGGCGAAGCTGCAGTAGGGGATAAATAA
- a CDS encoding methyl-accepting chemotaxis protein, translating to MSEEMTQNKSFWQLSRKIPLFITASAAVSALLIAFFAIIQFENVEEENLKGNFETLTKQRAAELTDYFKTISDDLSIVADAPMTKKAQLSFSRAWNMYDGDPKAELKRLFITENAYPMGEKHKLNIADGDKSAYGQVHKAYHPWYRKFLEQRGYYDIFMIDTKGNLVYSVFKELDYATNLNSGQWKNTDLANTFRSALKLGEGEQTFYDFKPYKPSNDAPASFIGQPIVVDGETKGVLIFQMPIDRINALIAKETNLGATGEVILVGEDRLARNQSPIIDKPTVLKRPVDGAYVRKALEGKSGLMVADLADWGEDEAAHPHFVGYAPFDFKGAKYAVVVMQEEEEAFAFIDDIRNTVLLILIVIIVGVVVVGIFLGRSIAQPISALTDLVNELAAGRVKSVQMQERGDELGEMARSLNQIYSLSVENKSIRAALDNATTCIMVANTDREIVYMNPAVEEMLRVAEADIKEALPHFDANNVLGQNIDIYHKNPQHQADVLAKLSGTHTTRLTLGVRSFDLTAAPVTDDEGNRLGSVVEWNDLTDLLSRQEAEKAVAEENYRIRAALDNATTCIMVADSDRKVVYMNPAVQHMFDVAENDIKQRLPHFDAHNVLGQSIDIYHKNPQHQADLLAKLENIHKTRMVMGQRTFDLTAAPVKDQEGKRLGSVVEWKDITAELHVQEEVDNVVRAVVNGDFTQSISLDGKEGFMEALGQSINALNDTVSDVFGEIAESLSSLAKGDLQYQITKDYSGTYETLKQDTNQTSTRLKGIVGDILVSSNEITSASKEISSGSIDLSQRTETQASSLEETAASMEQMSTTVKQNADNAQQANVLAIKARDVAEEGGSVVEQAVEAMSSIEGSSQKVSDIIGVIDEIAFQTNLLALNAAVEAARAGDAGKGFAVVASEVRTLAQRSSEAAKDIKSLILDSNQQVREGVKLVGETGGSLENIVDSIKRVADIVSEIAAASQEQASGVGEINAAITQMDEMTQQNAALVEESSASARSLEEQSEKMMQLMSYFDIGKDKINIATPVSAIEAPQPQAIAQIPQSSIETDVDDFEDDFDDYAPEDSGSVSNDAPRAGADVKADADWEEF from the coding sequence ATGAGTGAAGAAATGACCCAAAATAAATCCTTTTGGCAATTATCGCGAAAAATTCCACTGTTTATTACCGCTTCTGCGGCTGTCAGTGCTTTGTTGATTGCCTTTTTTGCGATTATTCAGTTTGAAAATGTTGAGGAAGAGAATTTAAAAGGCAACTTTGAAACTCTGACAAAACAAAGAGCTGCTGAATTAACGGATTATTTCAAAACCATTTCCGATGACCTGAGCATTGTTGCCGATGCACCGATGACGAAAAAAGCACAGCTTTCTTTCTCTCGTGCATGGAATATGTATGACGGTGACCCAAAAGCTGAGCTTAAACGCCTTTTCATTACTGAAAACGCTTATCCGATGGGTGAAAAACACAAACTCAATATTGCTGATGGTGATAAATCTGCCTATGGGCAGGTCCATAAGGCCTATCACCCTTGGTATCGCAAGTTTCTGGAACAACGTGGTTATTACGATATCTTTATGATCGATACAAAAGGTAACCTTGTTTATTCTGTCTTTAAAGAGCTTGATTACGCTACAAACTTGAATTCAGGCCAGTGGAAAAACACTGATCTTGCCAATACGTTTCGTTCTGCTTTGAAGTTGGGTGAAGGTGAACAAACTTTCTATGACTTTAAGCCCTATAAGCCAAGTAATGATGCACCTGCGAGCTTTATCGGTCAGCCGATTGTCGTTGATGGTGAAACAAAAGGTGTTTTGATTTTCCAAATGCCGATTGATCGCATCAATGCCTTGATTGCCAAAGAAACGAATTTGGGCGCAACAGGTGAGGTCATCCTTGTTGGTGAAGACCGCCTTGCACGCAACCAATCTCCTATTATTGATAAACCGACAGTCTTAAAACGTCCTGTTGATGGGGCATATGTTCGCAAAGCCCTTGAAGGTAAATCCGGTTTGATGGTCGCTGACCTAGCTGATTGGGGCGAAGATGAAGCGGCACACCCTCATTTTGTAGGTTATGCACCATTTGATTTTAAAGGAGCGAAATACGCAGTTGTTGTCATGCAGGAGGAAGAAGAAGCTTTTGCCTTTATTGATGACATCAGAAACACAGTCCTGCTTATTCTTATCGTTATTATCGTCGGTGTGGTTGTTGTTGGCATCTTCTTGGGCCGCAGTATTGCTCAACCAATTTCAGCACTAACTGACCTCGTAAATGAACTCGCTGCTGGTCGTGTAAAATCTGTCCAAATGCAAGAACGTGGTGACGAGCTTGGTGAGATGGCACGTTCACTTAATCAGATTTATTCTTTAAGTGTTGAAAATAAGAGCATTCGTGCCGCATTAGATAATGCAACAACCTGTATTATGGTTGCCAATACAGATCGTGAAATCGTCTATATGAACCCGGCGGTTGAAGAAATGCTGCGTGTTGCAGAAGCTGATATTAAAGAAGCATTGCCGCATTTCGATGCCAATAACGTTTTGGGACAAAATATTGATATCTATCATAAGAACCCACAACATCAGGCGGATGTCCTTGCTAAATTATCAGGAACACACACAACTCGTTTGACGTTGGGTGTGCGTAGTTTTGATTTGACAGCTGCCCCAGTTACGGATGATGAAGGTAATCGTTTGGGCAGTGTTGTTGAATGGAACGACCTTACGGACCTCTTGTCTCGTCAAGAGGCTGAGAAAGCTGTTGCTGAAGAAAATTACCGCATTCGTGCCGCATTGGATAATGCAACAACCTGTATCATGGTTGCAGATTCAGATCGCAAAGTCGTTTATATGAACCCTGCGGTTCAACATATGTTTGATGTTGCCGAAAATGATATTAAACAACGTCTTCCACATTTTGATGCGCATAATGTTTTGGGCCAATCTATTGATATTTATCACAAGAACCCACAACATCAGGCAGATTTGCTGGCGAAGCTTGAGAATATCCATAAAACACGCATGGTCATGGGGCAACGTACCTTTGATTTAACGGCTGCGCCGGTTAAAGACCAAGAAGGTAAGCGTCTGGGTAGTGTGGTTGAGTGGAAAGACATCACTGCTGAACTGCATGTTCAAGAAGAAGTTGATAATGTGGTGCGCGCCGTTGTGAATGGTGACTTTACACAGAGTATTTCACTTGATGGCAAAGAAGGCTTTATGGAAGCCCTTGGTCAAAGCATCAATGCCTTGAATGATACGGTTAGTGATGTATTTGGTGAAATCGCGGAGTCGCTTTCATCACTTGCAAAAGGTGATTTGCAATATCAGATCACGAAAGATTACTCAGGTACTTACGAGACCTTGAAACAGGATACAAATCAGACCTCTACACGCCTAAAAGGTATCGTAGGTGATATTCTGGTTTCCTCTAATGAGATCACAAGTGCTTCGAAAGAAATTTCTTCAGGCTCAATTGATCTTTCTCAACGCACAGAGACGCAAGCTTCCAGCCTTGAAGAGACAGCGGCTTCTATGGAGCAGATGTCAACAACGGTTAAGCAAAATGCAGATAACGCTCAACAAGCCAATGTGCTTGCCATTAAGGCACGCGATGTGGCTGAAGAAGGCGGCTCTGTTGTTGAACAAGCCGTTGAAGCCATGTCTTCAATTGAAGGATCCTCGCAGAAGGTCTCGGATATTATCGGGGTGATTGATGAAATTGCTTTCCAAACCAACTTGTTGGCCTTGAACGCAGCTGTTGAAGCTGCGCGGGCTGGTGATGCTGGTAAAGGCTTTGCGGTTGTTGCCTCTGAGGTGAGAACGCTTGCTCAACGTAGTAGTGAAGCTGCCAAAGATATCAAGAGCCTCATTCTTGATAGTAATCAGCAGGTCCGCGAAGGTGTGAAACTTGTTGGTGAAACAGGTGGATCGCTTGAAAATATCGTAGACAGCATTAAACGTGTTGCTGATATCGTATCTGAGATTGCGGCAGCCAGCCAAGAACAGGCTTCTGGCGTTGGTGAAATCAATGCTGCGATTACCCAGATGGATGAAATGACCCAGCAAAATGCGGCATTGGTTGAAGAAAGTTCTGCAAGTGCGCGTTCACTTGAAGAACAGTCTGAAAAAATGATGCAGCTGATGTCTTATTTCGATATCGGGAAAGATAAAATCAATATTGCAACGCCAGTTTCTGCAATTGAGGCGCCACAGCCACAAGCAATTGCACAAATACCACAAAGCAGTATTGAAACAGATGTAGATGATTTTGAAGACGATTTTGATGATTACGCTCCAGAAGATTCAGGATCTGTTTCAAATGATGCTCCACGTGCAGGGGCAGATGTAAAGGCAGATGCTGATTGGGAAGAGTTTTAA
- a CDS encoding CheR family methyltransferase, which yields MTNAKPKVRFVMKPREQSREFPFSDSDFATLSDLIHMRTGIIMKEHKKNMVYSRLARRLRALNIQSFSDYLHYLAGSKGDQEIGYLINAITTNLTKFFRENHHFEHLENQVFPEAIHNIKAGRQKRIRVWSAGCSSGEEPYSISMVLDKALKQHNAKDIDAKILATDLDTNMLDFGRNGHYKKNSVESLDEEYLRYFREGEGQPETYQISNRLRRYISFKQLNLIGKWPVKGPFDAIFCRNVMIYFDNKTKMEITRKFADLLRPGGWLFIGHSETILDTDGRLDLYGRTVYQRVN from the coding sequence GTGACAAATGCAAAACCAAAAGTTCGTTTTGTCATGAAACCGCGTGAGCAATCACGTGAGTTCCCTTTTTCTGATAGTGACTTTGCCACTTTATCTGACCTTATTCACATGCGGACCGGCATTATCATGAAAGAGCATAAGAAGAATATGGTCTATAGCCGTTTGGCCAGACGTCTTCGTGCCCTTAATATCCAGTCATTTTCAGACTATTTGCATTACCTTGCAGGCTCTAAGGGTGATCAGGAAATTGGTTATCTTATCAATGCAATTACAACGAACCTGACAAAGTTTTTCCGCGAAAATCACCATTTCGAACATTTAGAAAATCAGGTTTTCCCAGAAGCTATTCATAATATCAAAGCAGGTCGGCAAAAACGCATTCGCGTGTGGTCTGCGGGTTGTTCTTCTGGTGAAGAGCCCTATAGTATTTCAATGGTGTTGGATAAGGCCCTTAAGCAACATAACGCTAAAGATATTGATGCAAAGATATTGGCGACTGACCTTGATACAAATATGTTAGATTTCGGTCGCAATGGTCATTACAAAAAGAACTCCGTAGAGAGTCTCGATGAAGAATATTTACGATATTTCAGGGAGGGTGAAGGCCAACCTGAAACATATCAAATATCAAATAGATTACGACGCTATATTTCTTTCAAACAGTTAAATCTCATTGGTAAATGGCCTGTGAAAGGGCCTTTTGATGCGATTTTCTGCCGTAATGTCATGATCTATTTTGATAATAAAACAAAAATGGAAATTACACGTAAATTCGCAGATCTATTAAGACCCGGGGGATGGTTATTTATAGGTCACTCAGAAACAATTCTTGATACTGATGGGCGTCTCGATCTTTATGGTCGCACTGTCTATCAGCGTGTGAATTGA
- the cheD gene encoding chemoreceptor glutamine deamidase CheD yields MADSSLYSMDGPSGQQAPRRYWDPSFKHFAVKVAPGAHYVTTNKEEMIVTTLGSCIAACVRDTELGVGGINHFMLPESDSGNWGGVSASMRYGNYAMEVLINDVLRMGGARNRLEIKLFGGANVITASTLIGTKNIEFVETYLRIEHMAVSAQHLGGEQGRRIVYFPATGKVKMKLLDKHDNEVVVAEEQVFKSKIEKSEIEGSIELF; encoded by the coding sequence ATGGCTGATAGCTCATTATACTCAATGGATGGCCCCTCAGGCCAACAGGCACCCAGACGATATTGGGACCCTAGCTTCAAGCATTTTGCGGTTAAGGTTGCTCCGGGCGCGCATTATGTCACAACCAATAAAGAAGAAATGATTGTCACCACATTGGGTTCGTGCATTGCCGCATGTGTGCGCGATACCGAGTTGGGTGTTGGTGGTATTAACCACTTTATGCTGCCAGAAAGTGATTCTGGTAACTGGGGTGGGGTGAGTGCTTCTATGCGTTATGGTAACTACGCAATGGAAGTGCTGATCAATGATGTTTTACGCATGGGCGGTGCGCGAAACCGTCTTGAAATTAAGCTTTTTGGTGGGGCAAACGTAATTACAGCCTCCACCCTAATCGGTACAAAGAATATCGAATTTGTTGAAACATACTTACGTATTGAACATATGGCGGTTTCTGCACAGCATTTGGGGGGTGAACAAGGTCGTCGAATTGTTTATTTCCCAGCGACGGGTAAGGTCAAAATGAAGCTGTTAGACAAGCATGATAACGAAGTGGTTGTGGCAGAAGAACAAGTCTTCAAATCTAAAATCGAGAAGAGCGAGATCGAAGGTTCTATCGAACTGTTCTAG
- a CDS encoding protein-glutamate methylesterase/protein-glutamine glutaminase codes for MAQKIKVLIVDDSALIRQMLTSILSNDPAIEVVGAAPDALKAREMIKRLNPDVVTLDIEMPKMNGIDFLRKIMTLRPMPVVMISTLTQNGANITLQALEIGAVDFVAKPQQDVQRNLEDKAKEITDKVKAAAGARIRPLEEIDSDHAAQNKVAPLVNSGGDKNIVVFGASTGGVEAIRTVLSRLPSNMPPIFIVQHMPKQFTTTFAKRLDKLCAMDVHEAEDYMVAKAGHVYLAPGDKHLRVARSKGELVCRLVDGNPVSGHIPSVDVLFDSVCHVSPTETIGVMLSGMGRDGAESMLKLKQAGAYNVGQDEASCVVYGMPKAAFERGAVHKQVDIKKIADELISLCDSNGEASE; via the coding sequence ATGGCGCAGAAGATTAAAGTTTTGATTGTGGACGATAGTGCCCTGATCCGTCAGATGTTGACGAGTATCTTGAGCAACGATCCTGCAATTGAAGTGGTTGGGGCAGCACCTGACGCGTTAAAAGCGCGTGAGATGATTAAGCGTTTGAACCCGGATGTGGTTACGCTTGATATTGAAATGCCAAAAATGAATGGCATTGATTTTCTGCGTAAAATCATGACATTACGCCCAATGCCCGTGGTGATGATTTCGACTTTGACCCAAAATGGGGCTAATATCACGCTACAGGCCTTGGAAATTGGTGCAGTTGATTTTGTTGCCAAACCACAACAAGATGTTCAGCGCAACCTTGAAGATAAAGCCAAGGAAATTACTGATAAGGTTAAGGCTGCTGCTGGTGCGCGCATTCGTCCCCTTGAGGAAATTGATAGTGACCATGCTGCCCAAAATAAAGTCGCCCCACTTGTTAACAGTGGTGGAGATAAGAATATCGTTGTTTTTGGTGCCTCAACAGGTGGGGTAGAAGCGATAAGAACTGTTTTATCGCGCTTACCAAGTAATATGCCACCGATTTTCATCGTTCAGCATATGCCTAAACAATTTACAACAACCTTTGCAAAACGTTTAGATAAGCTTTGTGCAATGGATGTCCATGAGGCTGAAGACTATATGGTTGCGAAAGCGGGGCATGTTTATCTCGCACCTGGTGATAAGCATTTACGCGTTGCGCGCAGTAAAGGTGAGTTAGTTTGTCGCTTGGTTGATGGCAATCCGGTTAGTGGTCACATCCCATCGGTTGATGTCTTGTTTGACTCGGTTTGCCATGTCAGCCCAACTGAAACGATTGGTGTGATGTTGAGCGGTATGGGCCGTGATGGCGCAGAATCCATGTTGAAGTTAAAACAGGCTGGTGCTTATAACGTTGGTCAGGATGAAGCATCCTGTGTTGTTTATGGAATGCCAAAGGCAGCTTTTGAACGTGGCGCTGTTCATAAGCAGGTTGATATTAAGAAAATTGCAGATGAATTAATTTCATTATGCGATAGTAATGGGGAAGCCAGTGAGTAA
- a CDS encoding SpoIIE family protein phosphatase, which yields MDEAVKFSEIADCKILIVDDVAVLRTLIQTCLMKAGYTNIHVAESGDIALQMLDDLNPDLLILDIVMPGTDGFEVCRRICKSETHSQLSILIQTGMEATQERAEVFEVGANDLISKPINVYELVARVKLQLQNVVLQRKEKAYQARMEQELHSARIIQESLLPTDEMIEAVHNNMQLQVQNHWKASSELGGDLWGMQQIDENRLGFFIIDFSGHGVVSALNTFRLHTLINESGLDWGDPKACLQVVNAHLAKVLSVEQFATLFWAVIDEKENTLTYASAAAPPVLVGTNGDVPGIHFIDTAGLPVGIVGDYQYDNQVIDFPEDSFVFVYSDALIESPDIEGKMWEEEGLMLRTKKYAVEGYDQILPKLLTEFLKVSVPPIPDDLTTVCFIRPKSE from the coding sequence ATGGATGAAGCCGTAAAATTTTCAGAGATAGCGGATTGCAAAATCCTGATTGTCGATGATGTTGCGGTATTGCGTACGCTGATTCAGACATGTCTGATGAAAGCTGGTTATACAAACATTCATGTTGCTGAAAGTGGCGACATTGCACTGCAGATGCTTGATGACCTGAACCCGGACCTTTTGATCCTTGATATTGTTATGCCAGGGACAGATGGGTTTGAGGTTTGTCGCCGTATTTGTAAAAGTGAAACACATTCCCAGCTTTCTATTCTGATCCAAACAGGTATGGAAGCCACGCAGGAACGCGCAGAAGTTTTTGAGGTCGGGGCAAATGACCTGATTTCTAAACCTATTAACGTTTATGAGCTCGTTGCACGTGTTAAACTGCAATTGCAAAACGTGGTGCTGCAAAGAAAAGAAAAAGCCTATCAGGCTCGAATGGAGCAGGAGCTTCATTCCGCACGTATCATTCAGGAAAGTCTGCTGCCAACAGATGAAATGATTGAGGCTGTCCACAATAATATGCAGCTGCAAGTTCAGAACCATTGGAAAGCTTCGTCTGAGCTCGGTGGCGATTTGTGGGGCATGCAGCAAATTGATGAAAATCGCCTTGGTTTCTTTATTATTGATTTTTCCGGCCATGGGGTTGTTTCTGCCTTAAATACCTTCCGTTTGCATACATTGATCAACGAGAGCGGTCTCGATTGGGGTGACCCAAAAGCATGTTTGCAGGTGGTAAATGCCCATTTGGCAAAAGTTTTGTCCGTAGAACAATTTGCAACATTGTTCTGGGCTGTCATTGATGAAAAAGAAAATACACTAACGTATGCCTCTGCCGCTGCACCGCCTGTTCTGGTTGGAACTAATGGTGATGTGCCGGGCATTCACTTCATTGATACGGCAGGTTTGCCTGTTGGGATTGTTGGTGATTATCAATATGATAATCAGGTCATTGATTTCCCTGAAGATAGTTTTGTCTTTGTCTATTCTGATGCGTTGATCGAATCACCGGACATTGAAGGAAAAATGTGGGAAGAAGAGGGCTTAATGCTGCGTACGAAAAAGTATGCTGTTGAAGGCTATGATCAGATTTTGCCAAAACTGCTGACAGAGTTTTTGAAAGTCTCAGTACCACCAATTCCTGATGATTTGACAACAGTCTGCTTTATCCGCCCCAAGAGCGAATAG
- a CDS encoding ATP-binding protein — MDDLLTLVVSDNSDFHNQIVSSLDGETIKTRFVNSLDDCEPLLLEKENNISTIICDIPTELFDFERKLRVLKRKDHGKYIPIIGLVNETRDKSEIARQLFFHILPLPLHEHMLAHTIEAGKSDFRRYQSLLGEVSSRTSAIGLIKSGDFTLKTLQQAEALTTMLSLACPDPSAVSLGLSELLVNAIEHGNLEISYTEKSQLLETGKWDDEITKRLSDDKYKNRFVEVVFDRQEDHIDIVIRDHGNGFDWHKFIDSDPDKFTSKHGRGIAIAIAMGFNKLSYNEKGNQVTATITL; from the coding sequence ATGGATGACTTACTTACTCTTGTGGTGAGTGACAACTCTGATTTCCATAATCAAATTGTTTCCAGCCTTGATGGTGAAACGATCAAGACAAGATTCGTCAATAGTCTTGATGACTGTGAACCTCTTTTGCTCGAAAAAGAAAACAATATTTCCACAATCATCTGTGATATTCCAACAGAGCTTTTTGATTTTGAGCGCAAGCTACGCGTTTTAAAAAGAAAAGACCATGGCAAGTACATCCCTATCATTGGGCTTGTGAATGAAACAAGGGACAAATCAGAAATAGCGCGTCAGTTATTTTTTCATATTCTGCCCCTGCCCCTTCATGAACATATGCTTGCTCATACGATTGAGGCGGGAAAATCAGATTTTCGCAGATATCAATCTCTGCTGGGTGAAGTTAGCTCAAGAACATCAGCCATCGGCCTCATTAAATCAGGTGATTTCACGCTGAAGACTCTGCAACAAGCAGAAGCCTTAACAACAATGCTATCACTTGCATGTCCTGATCCTTCAGCTGTTTCTCTTGGTCTTTCAGAATTGCTCGTTAATGCAATTGAACATGGAAACCTTGAAATTTCATATACAGAAAAATCCCAACTTCTGGAGACAGGAAAATGGGATGATGAAATTACAAAACGCTTAAGCGATGACAAATATAAAAATCGTTTTGTCGAAGTTGTATTTGATCGTCAGGAAGACCATATCGACATCGTCATTCGTGACCATGGAAATGGCTTTGATTGGCATAAGTTTATTGATAGTGACCCAGATAAATTCACCAGTAAACATGGCCGCGGCATTGCTATTGCTATTGCCATGGGCTTTAACAAGCTCTCCTATAATGAAAAGGGTAATCAAGTTACTGCGACGATTACCCTTTAA
- a CDS encoding MBL fold metallo-hydrolase, with protein sequence MQTIKLYEGQFHEWVVFGRDPEKNEKIIDTNQFMIKTGREAILLDPGGIELFSSMLAAVVHFLPVDQITHLFASHQDPDVISSLGLWDKTLPNAILHAPWIWEGFLRHYGCESITYNPIPDEGQSLKIDNVEIQFIPAHYMHSSGNFSVYDPVAKILFSGDIGAGLNKPDDSLFVEDFDKNISKIKTFHQRWMPSEHAKDMWIKRVRKLDIEMLCPQHGSIYRGEDVGRFLDWLESIEVGTGLRF encoded by the coding sequence ATGCAAACAATTAAATTGTACGAAGGTCAGTTCCACGAATGGGTTGTCTTTGGGCGTGATCCTGAGAAAAATGAAAAGATCATTGATACCAACCAGTTTATGATCAAAACCGGCCGCGAAGCAATTTTGCTGGATCCAGGCGGGATTGAGCTTTTCTCTTCTATGCTGGCTGCAGTGGTTCACTTTCTCCCCGTTGATCAAATCACGCACCTTTTTGCCTCTCACCAAGACCCGGATGTGATTTCCTCACTTGGTCTGTGGGATAAGACGCTCCCTAATGCGATTTTGCATGCCCCGTGGATCTGGGAAGGTTTCTTGCGCCATTATGGCTGTGAGAGCATTACCTATAATCCAATTCCGGATGAAGGCCAGTCGTTGAAAATTGATAATGTTGAAATCCAGTTTATTCCGGCACATTATATGCACTCTTCAGGTAATTTCAGTGTATATGACCCGGTTGCTAAAATCCTCTTTAGTGGGGATATTGGGGCAGGGTTGAACAAACCGGATGATTCGCTGTTTGTTGAAGATTTTGATAAAAATATTTCAAAAATCAAAACCTTCCACCAACGCTGGATGCCGTCTGAGCATGCCAAGGATATGTGGATTAAGCGCGTGCGCAAACTTGATATCGAAATGCTGTGCCCACAACATGGTAGTATCTATCGTGGTGAAGATGTCGGGCGTTTCCTTGATTGGCTTGAATCCATCGAGGTTGGTACGGGTTTACGATTCTAA
- a CDS encoding response regulator, giving the protein MSEPLQKILYVEDEPDIRDIAQLVLENVGGFDVLAVDGGQKALQQINDFAPDLVLLDAMMPEMDGPTTFKEIRKLPNFKEIPIAFLTAKLMDDDIKGYLALGAIGVIAKPFDPMTLSEQVRDLWSKATAIT; this is encoded by the coding sequence ATGTCAGAACCACTGCAAAAAATACTCTATGTTGAAGATGAGCCCGATATTCGTGATATCGCACAGCTTGTTCTTGAAAATGTAGGTGGTTTTGACGTTTTAGCTGTTGATGGTGGTCAAAAGGCGCTTCAGCAGATTAATGATTTTGCGCCTGATCTAGTGTTGTTGGACGCCATGATGCCAGAAATGGATGGTCCAACGACTTTTAAAGAAATCCGAAAGCTGCCGAATTTTAAAGAGATTCCCATTGCGTTTTTGACGGCCAAACTGATGGATGACGATATTAAGGGCTATCTGGCACTTGGTGCTATAGGCGTTATTGCAAAACCGTTTGATCCCATGACCCTTTCTGAGCAAGTCAGGGATTTATGGTCTAAGGCGACAGCTATCACTTAA
- a CDS encoding Hpt domain-containing protein — MTDQSEMLEKLKLLRERFTQRLKDTHTEISTWSGNSHITALIEICHKLAGTAGTYGYGELSVEMKTLELQLIDIKDQDLTDEQALTLYKKAEETIKNALK; from the coding sequence ATGACTGACCAAAGTGAAATGCTGGAAAAACTCAAGCTCTTGCGTGAGCGCTTTACACAGCGTTTAAAGGATACGCATACAGAGATATCTACTTGGTCTGGCAATAGCCACATCACCGCATTGATTGAAATATGTCATAAACTGGCTGGAACAGCGGGCACCTATGGCTATGGCGAGCTTAGTGTCGAGATGAAAACATTGGAATTGCAGTTAATTGATATAAAAGATCAGGACCTGACAGATGAACAGGCCCTCACACTTTATAAAAAAGCCGAAGAAACTATAAAAAACGCCCTTAAGTGA
- a CDS encoding DUF2189 domain-containing protein: MSEATTPDTIEIIESNKVHLEAPAQWLKQGWTDFKQAPAVGLTYGAIFVFAGYGLFWGLEALGLSYFILPLSGSFMLFAPWLALGLYEVSRQREKGQTPTFASTCNAWRQSPRRLGIMAFVLLIFMLVWTQVAVVLYALMMGDASLSLENMGVDIFARTDGLVFLAVGSIVGLVFASIVFLLTAVSVPMILDRDTGAFEAMAFSFKTVMKNSHVMWSWAFTIGIISWFAIATFFIGLIIAMPVLGYASWHAYRDLVPAE, from the coding sequence ATGTCTGAAGCAACCACACCGGATACAATCGAAATAATTGAATCAAATAAAGTGCATCTTGAAGCGCCAGCACAATGGTTAAAACAAGGATGGACTGATTTTAAACAGGCTCCAGCTGTTGGCCTGACCTATGGTGCGATTTTCGTTTTTGCCGGTTATGGATTGTTTTGGGGTCTTGAGGCATTGGGATTAAGCTATTTTATCTTGCCTCTATCAGGTAGCTTTATGCTCTTTGCCCCATGGTTGGCCCTTGGTCTTTACGAAGTTTCAAGACAACGCGAAAAAGGACAAACGCCTACTTTTGCAAGTACCTGTAATGCGTGGCGCCAAAGTCCGCGCAGACTTGGGATCATGGCCTTTGTCCTGCTCATTTTCATGTTGGTTTGGACACAGGTTGCCGTTGTTCTTTATGCCTTGATGATGGGGGATGCCTCGCTTTCCCTTGAAAATATGGGTGTTGATATTTTTGCACGCACGGACGGCCTTGTATTCTTGGCTGTTGGGTCTATTGTTGGTCTCGTCTTTGCCTCAATCGTTTTTTTGCTCACAGCTGTTTCTGTTCCCATGATTTTGGACCGCGATACTGGCGCATTTGAAGCCATGGCATTTAGTTTCAAGACTGTGATGAAGAACAGTCATGTGATGTGGAGCTGGGCCTTTACAATCGGCATCATCTCTTGGTTTGCCATTGCCACATTTTTTATCGGCCTGATTATCGCCATGCCTGTTTTGGGCTATGCCAGCTGGCATGCTTATCGCGACCTCGTCCCCGCCGAATAA